One genomic segment of Stenotrophomonas sp. 704A1 includes these proteins:
- a CDS encoding aminoglycoside phosphotransferase family protein, with product MSFASAQQIGEVLQQSYGITATSVVPRPVGADANAAVFRIDARHGQWWLKCRDYQVAPAVWDSLHWLRSTLGIEEIVAPWPARTGGASVQRWGLQFTLFPYIEGQSGFEAPLSRVQWRRLGEVLRRLHEAALPAALQQGLAALRLETAALDTVGTWLQDPARLPPAQDGWGSAFLTVWEQQRPRIAELHARATQLSAALQQQSPALHLCHTDLHAGNVLMGQDDALHLIDWDGLAMAPRERDLMFVGAAVGGRWGREHPPGFSEGYGSDLGDPRWIAWYRHWRILQDLTEFEQLLLDPGAALRTTQQRRQTLHYLGEQFAPGNVFDAAERVYQVAQEAAGASASAEAPAGAGSGSR from the coding sequence ATGTCATTCGCTTCGGCGCAGCAGATCGGCGAAGTCCTGCAGCAGTCCTACGGCATCACCGCCACCTCGGTGGTGCCGCGACCGGTGGGTGCCGATGCCAACGCCGCTGTGTTCCGTATCGACGCCCGCCACGGCCAGTGGTGGTTGAAGTGCCGCGACTACCAGGTCGCGCCTGCGGTCTGGGACAGCCTGCACTGGCTGCGCAGCACGCTGGGCATCGAGGAGATCGTGGCGCCCTGGCCGGCACGGACCGGCGGCGCCTCGGTGCAGCGCTGGGGCCTGCAGTTCACCCTGTTTCCCTACATCGAAGGGCAGTCCGGCTTCGAGGCGCCGCTCAGCCGCGTGCAGTGGCGGCGGCTGGGGGAAGTGCTGCGGCGGCTGCACGAGGCGGCCTTGCCGGCGGCGCTGCAGCAGGGTCTGGCCGCCCTGCGGCTGGAAACGGCGGCGTTGGACACGGTGGGCACGTGGTTGCAGGATCCGGCGCGGCTGCCACCGGCACAGGATGGCTGGGGCAGTGCGTTCCTGACGGTGTGGGAACAGCAGCGTCCGCGCATCGCCGAGCTGCATGCACGCGCCACGCAGTTGAGCGCGGCCCTGCAGCAGCAGTCACCTGCACTGCACCTGTGCCATACCGATCTGCACGCCGGCAATGTGCTGATGGGCCAGGACGATGCGCTGCACCTGATCGACTGGGATGGCCTGGCGATGGCGCCGCGCGAGCGTGACCTGATGTTCGTCGGCGCGGCGGTGGGCGGGCGTTGGGGACGCGAGCATCCTCCGGGTTTCAGCGAAGGCTACGGCAGCGACCTGGGCGACCCCCGCTGGATTGCGTGGTACCGGCACTGGCGGATCCTGCAGGACCTGACCGAGTTCGAGCAGCTGCTGCTGGACCCGGGCGCGGCGCTGCGGACGACGCAGCAGCGACGGCAGACGCTGCACTACCTGGGCGAGCAGTTCGCGCCGGGCAATGTGTTCGACGCGGCCGAGCGGGTGTATCAGGTGGCGCAGGAAGCGGCCGGGGCCTCGGCCTCCGCAGAGGCCCCGGCCGGCGCCGGGTCGGGTTCGCGGTAA
- the murB gene encoding UDP-N-acetylmuramate dehydrogenase: MDDIDTAAAPLRWTLTRNAPLQALNTFHVQASAAQLLELHDPALLPEVLALPEVAGAPLLVLGSGSNVLIADDLPGTVLVFGNRDISFLEHRADHAVIRAGAGVSWHGLVMWSLQEGLSGLENLALIPGTAGAAPIQNIGAYGAQVGEFIQAVDAWDCEQQAWVRLDNEQCGFAYRDSVFKQQPDRYLITAIELKLPLLHDLRMDYAGIREELQAQGVELPSAVDVANAVIAIRRRKLPDPDVLGNAGSFFKNPVLPLEQVDVLLQHFPELPVFPADQDGKRKVSAAWMIESCGWKGFREGDAGVAPSHALVLVNHGNATGAELLALARRISASVLETFGVPIEPEPRLLGAQW; the protein is encoded by the coding sequence ATGGATGACATCGACACCGCCGCCGCACCGCTGCGCTGGACCCTGACCCGCAATGCACCGCTGCAGGCGCTGAACACCTTCCATGTGCAGGCCAGTGCCGCCCAGCTGCTGGAACTGCATGACCCGGCACTGCTGCCGGAGGTACTGGCGCTGCCCGAGGTGGCCGGCGCGCCGTTGCTGGTGCTGGGCAGTGGCAGCAACGTGCTGATCGCCGACGACCTGCCCGGCACCGTGCTGGTGTTCGGCAACCGCGACATCAGCTTCCTGGAACACCGGGCCGACCATGCCGTGATCCGTGCCGGCGCCGGCGTGTCCTGGCACGGCCTGGTGATGTGGTCGCTGCAGGAGGGCCTGTCCGGCCTGGAGAACCTGGCCCTGATTCCCGGCACCGCCGGCGCTGCGCCGATCCAGAACATCGGCGCCTATGGCGCCCAGGTCGGCGAGTTCATCCAGGCGGTCGACGCCTGGGACTGCGAGCAGCAGGCCTGGGTGCGGCTGGACAACGAACAGTGCGGCTTCGCTTACCGCGACAGCGTGTTCAAGCAGCAGCCGGACCGCTACCTGATCACCGCCATCGAATTGAAACTGCCGCTGCTGCACGACCTGCGCATGGACTATGCGGGTATCCGCGAAGAACTGCAGGCCCAGGGCGTGGAGCTGCCCAGCGCGGTCGACGTGGCCAATGCCGTGATCGCGATCCGCCGCCGCAAGCTGCCCGACCCGGACGTGCTGGGCAACGCCGGCAGCTTCTTCAAGAACCCGGTGCTGCCGCTGGAGCAGGTGGATGTGCTGCTGCAGCACTTCCCCGAGCTGCCGGTGTTCCCCGCAGACCAGGACGGCAAGCGCAAGGTTTCGGCGGCCTGGATGATCGAATCCTGCGGCTGGAAGGGCTTCCGCGAAGGCGATGCCGGCGTTGCACCGAGCCACGCGCTGGTGCTGGTCAACCACGGCAACGCCACCGGCGCCGAGTTGCTGGCGCTGGCGCGGCGGATCTCGGCCTCCGTGCTGGAGACGTTCGGCGTGCCCATCGAACCGGAGCCCCGCCTGCTCGGCGCACAGTGGTGA
- a CDS encoding DMT family transporter, translated as MRAALLMLGSTLAFGLMAVAIRYATRYVPTQEVAFFRNAFGLLALLPMLLRPGHAPLKTRQLPRYFLRSAIGLGSMLCAFWALGHLPLAQAVSLSYSTPLFVTIAAVLWLGETVRVRRWAAVVVGFIGVLVIVRPGTAGFSAGSLIAVAAAVLSSLVAIQIKQLTRIDSADTVVLYTYVFWVPLSLLPALFVWVWPTGAAWGWLLATGVLGTIGQLLWTRALRLGEVSALTPISFLQLPLVTLCGWLLFGETVDRWTLLGAGIILAANAYIAHREAVLARRAASVAATAAAKPAE; from the coding sequence ATGCGGGCGGCGCTGCTGATGCTCGGCAGCACCCTGGCCTTCGGCCTGATGGCGGTGGCGATCCGCTACGCCACCCGTTACGTGCCCACCCAGGAAGTGGCGTTCTTCCGCAACGCCTTCGGCCTGCTGGCGCTGCTGCCGATGCTGCTGCGCCCGGGCCATGCGCCATTGAAGACCCGGCAGTTGCCCCGCTACTTCCTGCGCAGCGCGATCGGCCTGGGTTCGATGCTGTGCGCATTCTGGGCCCTGGGCCATCTGCCGCTGGCGCAGGCGGTCTCGCTGTCGTACTCCACGCCCCTGTTCGTCACCATCGCTGCGGTGCTGTGGCTGGGTGAGACCGTGCGCGTGCGGCGCTGGGCGGCCGTGGTGGTCGGCTTCATCGGCGTGCTGGTGATCGTGCGCCCCGGCACCGCCGGTTTCAGCGCCGGCAGCCTGATCGCGGTCGCCGCCGCCGTGCTCAGTTCCCTGGTCGCGATCCAGATCAAGCAGCTCACCCGCATCGACAGCGCCGACACCGTGGTGCTCTACACCTATGTGTTCTGGGTACCGCTGTCGCTGCTGCCGGCGCTGTTCGTGTGGGTCTGGCCGACCGGCGCGGCCTGGGGCTGGCTGCTGGCCACCGGCGTGCTCGGCACCATCGGCCAGTTGCTGTGGACCCGCGCCCTGCGCCTGGGCGAAGTCTCCGCGCTGACCCCGATCAGCTTCCTGCAGCTGCCGCTGGTCACCCTGTGCGGCTGGCTGCTGTTCGGCGAGACGGTGGACCGTTGGACCCTGCTGGGCGCAGGCATCATCCTGGCGGCCAACGCCTACATCGCCCACCGCGAAGCCGTGCTGGCACGGCGCGCCGCCAGCGTGGCCGCGACCGCCGCCGCCAAACCCGCGGAATGA